Genomic window (Ostrinia nubilalis chromosome 23, ilOstNubi1.1, whole genome shotgun sequence):
ATCACTTTTTAtcaataattcaaaattatatTCAGACACTACTGCAGTATTAAGTACTATGTTAATTGgtaactttaaatttttttgttttacctGTAAATGGCACCGCTTTCTCCAGTCTAATGAGAGCGATGTCGTGATTCTTATGGATTTGATCGAAATCGGGGTGTATTATGATTTGCAGAATCTTGGCGGTGACAGTGGCATTTTCGATGCAGTGCTCATCGTCACAGTCATAGTTAGTACTCTTGTCGTATTCCCCAAGTACAACGTCGGTTCTGGAATGACACATGCGACTTAAACACTATTTGTCTGAGTGCGTggattttacctgcctagctcgcacttattgcgTGTCATGTAAACTATAAATTActgttattttattgaaaaagaggctcacaaaggtgactgagtttcttccgccacatCTTCTCAGCccattatgttgtcccgaagtggtggtagggtaagctatatttgggacgtgtataagtgctctggaaagggcctatgtatgtactgaataaaatatttgaatttgaatatgaaTCTGGGAGTGTTGAGCCTTTTTTCTTATAAGAACTAACATGGATTTATCATACTTATCTTGGGCATCGCTTATTTCGCGTTTATCTGGCAACACAGAAACTAACTGGGAATTTTACGGGAACTCTAAAATGAtactacaataaaataaataggtaggtacattagcAGACTTCAAGTTcacttaaaagaaaaaataatggcTTTATACCTACCATGAAAGCTAAGTAACGTATCTATTgtcgatatacagggtggccaaggagttgacgttcaaagctaaaatttagactccttacatcaaggtgaacctaaatcacccccatagATGTTCCAcgatttgcttagtttaggagctATCTCCTTATggttggtttttatttttttctcacTTCTGGCGAGGACTTGTAactagtttgtttttaattacttacgcTAGAGAAGCTTCCAGTGAAGATCAACTTTCTTAAAGCTTCACGGTTGCTTCTCACCGTTTTCTCAaggggtgatttagatacacattgatgtaaggaatctaaattttagcttggaatgtcaactccctggccaccctgtGTAGTCCATAATGTAGCAAGCTGATCTGGCAGTGTGTCAGTTATTTGTCGGGGgatattatttaagtaggtcCTGTCCGGCAATGACTTCAATGAACTATGAAAAAGACGGCAACACTCACGCTTGGTCCTTGTCAGCACGGTCTACGCAGTGGGCAGCTGTCAACACGTATTTGCTGCTTATAAGTGCACCACTGCAGGTCATGAAGGGCTTTGGATATTTGAGCAACGCCAGCCACGGGAACTGATCGATCTTGGTCGCTGTCCCTCCTACAATTAATTTGTGTCATTAGgtttaaagtttttaaaaccACTTCTGTAGGCTAGTGGTGAGACCAGGCAGAGACCAGGTCACCTGTTCGAACGAACAAGTTTCGGGCTCGATTCCAAGCAACATTTTTTGCTCGGTTCAGTCGGTGGTAGGACTTGTTTCAAGTCCGCTTGGGTACGAGTAGTCTGTCTCTATAACAACAATGTAAggtaacagcattgttgtgttttggCAGATTGTGGTAACATTAAAAAATCTTTAAGTTAATCTTTTTGTGAACTCACCCATAATCCTGTCTCCTGCACTTTTCTCGATTCCACAGCATCCGGAGTCTAGGCTAGCCGGAAAGGCGCTCTCGCAATTAGCGTGTTGCCGCTCAGGCTCGTTACTGTAGCAGATATCCAGTcgatttttatttatgcatctgaaattaatgattattatttgaaaacgTCAGCAGCATCAGAAAAAGTATGTACTGTCTGAATAGCAAGCCTCCCTAACCCTGACCAACGTGAAGATGTCACGCTCCTGCAGTCGAGACTAAACGATCTGATACCTATAACAGCTACCTTCAGCTTAAAGTGCATCTGAAGCACGGGATCATTTTCCTTTACGTACATTCAGGATTGTGTGTAATGATCCGATAGATCAGggaataattaaaaacaattatttctcTTTGTCCCTCATAGGAATCGAATCCAGAACCACCTAGCTCGAGAGATTCCATATAACTAACAGCTACACCACGTAGCCTGTTTAAGAAATGACTCGAGTTTTCTGATAAGAACGGAATTGATCAAGTTAAGGCCAGTTTTGTGATCCGTAGTTAAATTAACCAATTGTCTTTTATGACGTGGTAAATATCAGAAAAATCATTTTTGAAATAgctagcttgacttttagtaggtatattaattggGCTTAAAGGACTTACTTTGACATTTTAATTTTCCAAGGtgtcatatttaattttttagttCGTTCTTTGTCATACAATTCACACACCCCCGGTCGTCCGTCCCATGTGTAACACTCTGGCGGGGTTTTACAACAAAGTTTTTTGTCAGCCTGCAATGATTcaacagaataaataaaaagcaacGACCACAAATACCTTTGGTCATAAACATAGACataaacttaataaattaaaaatgtggtAACGTGAATGTGCTGAAATTAACTAATGTGATTTGCACACTTGTATTTCCCAATCTGTAAGTTAAGgtaagcggcctgcatccagcgccttcctgaaatctttataaggtcatctgtccaccttcaAGGTCGACGTTCCAAGTTGTGCTTGCCGGTGCGTgccctccattccagaaccttgccggTGCAACCCCATCGGCCGAAAGTTCGTCGTGTGTGCTTAGCCCATTGCCACTTATGCTTGCTAGtctgtcgggctatgtcagactttagttcgttcacggatctccttatttctgCTTGGAtctcatttattaatttatttattaataaatttattaatacatttatttatttatttatttgatgagCAACATAATAAGCTTACAGAAAACCCAAATTAAGATACATACATTAAGATACAATATTAGGTAGTGGTAGATTAGCCCGACGTCTCACATACAATCAGATACTCGTATTGGATCAGAAGGCTGCGAAATCATgcgatttttttaaactaaatgatgatgatgtgaaaagacaatgccggaaattggcgtcttttttttttcgcgcggccatcgaccaaaccttgttttttgattacaaaatagtataataaaccaaacttactacgacatgtatacctctaaactcagtctgaactgacttacgagcattagaagtttgatgattttcatactagatttgctttttgcgcgcaagttttgtaagaaattgcaacaaaatagtgacattgtatgtgtaaacaaacaatatcatccattaaaggctccagacatcagtatacagcagaatcagcgcaataaaaaatagcgcgttattttgttgcaatttcttacaaaacttgcgcgcaaaaagcaaatctagtatgaaaatcatcaaacttctaatgctcgtaactcagttcagactgagtttagaggtatacatgccatagtaagtttggtttattacattattttgtaatcaaaaaacaaagtttggtcgatggccgcgcgaaaaaaaaagacgccaccttccatacaaaatctggcattgccatttatgacgaactaaatacagtgtgagtcacgttaaagtgtacatataaaaataaatgaaactagacctatttttatcgacaaaaaagaggtcaaaaattttttgagatttattttttattttttatagaattttttttcttccaattacttattgtaaagaaaacctaataactttgaaactaagaggtatatcctgataaaataaaaactgtaataatgctaaataacaggcgatactataaaaatacataaaatacacaaaaaatgccaacaaataataaaaaatgatactttttgaaaaaaatctgcttttaaattcgtgttttttttggttatttgataaatttctccaaaaaatgcccctataaccagtggtttttattactttgtattattctctatcatattaccttcgtaaaaccaaaaatcgcatgtctctatccctatcacaacgtttgcaatgatcgtttgaactaagcctctctgggcgcgccattcaacgctttgttaacaacgaaactgaaaatggctctagatttgtaattttgataaagacaagttagattttaaataaaaacaaaagatttcgaagtaaaataagcattttagttaaaattaaaattgtctctacctgtagctaagaataatgttgtggcaggcctttgttcaaacgatcacagCAAATGTtatgatagggatagagacatgcaatttttggttttaaaaagataatacgatagagaataatacaaagtaataaaaaccaccggttataggggcattttttggagaaatttaccaaataaccaaaaaaacacgaatttaaaagcagatttttttcacaaagtatcattttttattatttgttggcattttttgtgtattttgtgtatttttttagtatcgcctgttatttagcattattactgtttttattttatcaggatataccgtttagtttaaaagttattacgttttctttacaataagtaattggaagaaaaaaaattctataaaaattaaaaaaaaaatctcaaaaattttttgacctcttttttgtcgataaaaataggtctagtttcatctattttcatatgtacactttaacgtgactcacactgtgtATGACGAAGTTAAAAAAAttgaaggctgagttgcaccatcttactttaactttgacaaacgtaaaaaaaagTCTACAAAAACATTGTAAACgtgctttttaaagcctacttgtaAAAACAAATGAGACAGATCTTTGACTCTCATAGAGTCAAAGATCTGTcacactccatacaaaaagcaccggttatcgttatagttacggtcaaagttaggtggagcaactcagcctaaccGATGCCACTATGACTGTCAGCTGTGCTGTGTCCATGTGTATGATTATTcacataatttattcataattatcTGCATTATTACACACACGTAATTTATGTGTGGGTAATAATGcagataataatatcattttaattaacattaccgGTTTACCGCATCGAGCTTTCTTTAGTCTTTCTAATATGTCTTTCGGCTTCGGTCTCATTCTAGCCAAGTCCGTAATGTCTTGCGGACATTCCTTTATTGACATACATGTCTCGCCAGCAGGGCATTCCTCGTCTGCGAAAAAATACGAATGtcactttttaaattatttgattcc
Coding sequences:
- the LOC135083306 gene encoding phenoloxidase-activating enzyme-like — translated: MKWTLLIGLLAFVSHLHANEECPAGETCMSIKECPQDITDLARMRPKPKDILERLKKARCGKPADKKLCCKTPPECYTWDGRPGVCELYDKERTKKLNMTPWKIKMSKCINKNRLDICYSNEPERQHANCESAFPASLDSGCCGIEKSAGDRIMGGTATKIDQFPWLALLKYPKPFMTCSGALISSKYVLTAAHCVDRADKDQATDVVLGEYDKSTNYDCDDEHCIENATVTAKILQIIIHPDFDQIHKNHDIALIRLEKAVPFTDFIQPICLPSHVADLTKNPPEKFKLVVAGWGDVDPNHHHSSNVKLHVPLPFVDALTCRRTVSELWTSQICAGGEANKDSCSGDSGGPLMYEREDVVFEVLGITSYGEEKCGTVNAPALYTKVHSYMNWIHSKIRP